In Bos indicus isolate NIAB-ARS_2022 breed Sahiwal x Tharparkar chromosome 10, NIAB-ARS_B.indTharparkar_mat_pri_1.0, whole genome shotgun sequence, the DNA window ACCAGCCCATAAATAGaatcaggaaaaaagaagagacagaataTCAGTATTATTACTGGTAAAGCTGTATTGAACGTGTAACTCCAAAAGTCTCTGTACCATTTCCCCTTAATTTTAACCCTGAAAACCAAAGGGAGGGTTTGCAGAACAAATACTTAAATAGACAGGGGCAAGCATAACTTTAAACTGCACATACCTCTAGAGCAGATAATTCTTAGAGGAAGACACTTTGAGATGTTTCCAAATCTGCTCCTAGAAGGCAGGTTATAATCCCTGACTCAGGTTTAACACCAAGAGCAGAAAGAGAGCTCATGTGTGTGTGAGCAACTCTGAAAGGGCAAAACTATGAGGACCTCATGCTCAGTTTCCTTTCTAAACCTTAATGATCTATAAATCATGCTTCATACCAAGAGGAATGGTGAGTGAGTGGTATAGGGAAGGAAGTGCAAAAGCAAAGAAGTCTTGCTAACATCAAGATGGATGCTTCCGTACTATATGTTGATGGAAAGCAAAATTGTGAGAGAGGGAAAAGATTGTTCCTCCTAACAACAGCAGTTTACAAATTTCACATAACAAAGTAAGGaggataaattatattaaaaatagtgaTGTGGAAAAATATGTAACTGTTTGGGGGAAAATCTTGAGTAGTTAGTGGTTTTACTCTGCATTggcataaaagaaataaattacaagtaatttaaattacaaatttttgGCCACAACCATCCATCAGTAATGTGCTTATAGAAACAAGAGTGTAGACTATTCTAAATCTATGATGCATTTCTATAAGATGTGTTCAGAGAAAAGATATCTCTAGCCAGATAGAATTCAATATGCATGTACATTGTTTTGTCCAGAAACTGGTTTTTCAGTATAAAACAACTAAGGTTGATGTGATGAGGCTTTTATGTAGAAATGACCTATTGATGTGTTGCTGCCATAGtatttagtgttttattttctggGTCATAGCTATGATAAATTCCATAAATGCGCTAAGATTCTGTTTTATTGTGTGCTGCAGTTAAAAGACAATGGGCATCTCTTCCCATAACCAGTTGCCATAAATTTTCTTTCGCCTTTTATTCAGGTCCAGGCTTAGTTGCTAAGATGGCAAAGAGGAATATCATAGATAGAGCTGAAATGAAGAAGGTAAACTTGGAATAAGAACAGTACAATGTATTATTTGGGGCAGGAGAGTctatgctttctttttccttctgttgtaATTTCCATATCATATAGTTTTGAAGGCCAAGTAGTGCCCTTAGGTCTTCTTTAAGACTGCATTTGACCTAACTCTCACCTCAGCTCTTGCTATCAAACTCCATGTCCCAGGTGAATAAAATTATGTGTGCTTCCTCCAAGGTGTCATATTTCTTGCTTCCATGTGTGCTCCTATACAGCTCCCTTTGTCAGGATGTCTTTCTTCTCTATCCAACCAATGGTTACTCgaattatttccttctcctggaagcCTTTCTTGCACCTGCTCTGATTTAGATGTCACTCCTCTGCATTTCTACAGCACCCTGTTCATCCTTTAATATGGTGCTTTCATGCCACAACACAACTGCAAATTTAGTTCACTCTCTCCATCCTTAGGCCATGCTCCTCACAGTCCTAGGTATATCTTCCAGGACTTTGCAGACTCACTAAATATATGTAGAATGGCTGGAGGCACTGTGGTAAGTagctaattaaaaattaatacacacTGACTAGGGATTATCTACAAAATGCAGCTCTCTAGCAAGGTAGTTAGCCAGGCCCTTAGCTAAACAATTATGTGAAGTGTCATCTGTGGGCATATTCCAAATGTACACTACCATTGTAATGACAGCAGCTATAACAGCAGCAATGATAATATACTTTACAAGGTTTAAAGACATGctaaaatagtaaaagaaagatACGAGGAAGTTTTTCTAGATAAAGAAACTAAGTTGCAgagatttattcattttgttcaaatttccaTGAGAGAAACTGGTGAAGATGGGATTTAAATGCACACCTGCCAGACTGTAGATATTATGCATTTAAACATTAAGGATGACAATAGGGAGGCTTCCTTTTTAACAATCACACATACTGTTTTATAGAACTTGAAACACATTTAAAGTACATTCCTAAATAATGTCCAAACACCTCTTCAGCAGTGTCATCTACAAAGCGTGCTTTGAATTTGTATGTTGAGTCCTTATCTTCCTAATGGCTGCTTTTACCTCTTGATTCCTTAATGTATAAATAATAGGATTTAAGAGAGGTGTGAAAATCgtataaaacacagaaagaatttTATCTATGGAGTATCTGTTGAAGGGCCATACATAGATAAAGACACAAGGGGCAAAGAACAGAGTCACTACTGTGATGTGTGCTGAGAGAGTGGAGAAAGCCTTAGAGGAACCACTGGCAGTGTGGTGCCTAACAGAGTAAATAATTACCATGTAGGAGACAAGCAAGAGGAGGAAGCAGACCAGGGACAGGAGGCCACTGTCAGCAACGACCAGGAGTTGGAGCACATAGGTGTCCCCACAGGCGAGTTTGATCACAAGGGGCAGGTCACAGAAAAAGCTATCCACAACATTGGGACCACAGAAGGGCAAATTCAACATAAAAGCCATTTGACTAGATGAGTGCACAAATCCAACTGCATAGGAGGATAACAGTAGCCCAATGAGCACTCGTGGGCTCATGATGGTCATGTAATAGAGGGGTTTGCATATGGCAACATATCTGTCTATTGCCATGGCTACAAGCAACATCATCTCACTCCCACCTAGGAGGTGCATGAAGAACATCTGAGAATAACATCCCCACCAGGAGATGGTCTTCCTGTCTCGGAGGAAATCTGCGATCATCTTAGGGGTAGCAAAAGAAGCCAGGATCATATCAATACAGGAGAGATTGATAAGCAGAAAATACATTGGTGTGTGAAGGCATGAGTCAAAAATCACAGTGACTAAGATCAGGAGGTTTCCCAACACAATCCCTCCATAAACCACAGAGAAtcccagaaagaataaaatctgaAGATTCTGAGATTTGGAAAGTCCCAGCAAAATGAACTCAGATACCACTGATTGGTTTGTCTTTTCCATGTCATCCACTTGTCTGGTTGTCTACTTAATCCAGTAATAATCAAAATGAGTAAGAATAAGGAGTATGAAAATTGTGTTTACTTAAAGGTGGTTCATGCTGATGTCCAGCTTCGCTATTTAGACAAGGTAATGAATTTATAAGCACCTCTCACTTTTGGGAATTTTTGTTGGTCAGTGATTTACTAAATGGTCCAGAGAAGTATCCAAATAATAGTAGAATTCAGAATAcacatttctgaaaaacaaaaataaaaacagtttatgtatgcgagacagcaaaagagacccagatgtatagaacagtcttttggactctgtgggagagggagagagggggatgatttgggagaatggcattgaaacatgtataatatcatatatgaaacaaatcgccagtccaggtttgatgcatgatacaggatgcttggggctggtgcactgggatgacccagagggatggtatggggagggaggggggtgggggtttcaggatggggaacacgtgtatacccgtggcagattcatgttgatgtatggcaacaccaatacaatatcgtaaagtaattaaccttaaattaaaataaataaatttataaaaaaaaaacaagtttatgaAACCACAGTTTTATAGGCTGTGAACTTGGAATTGGAGGGCTTCAATACAACAACTACCTGAGCTATTCATTGAGCAACATAGGATACACCATTTCCCTTTTGATACACCAGTTCCcttctctataaaataaaaaaattggacTACAAGACATCAAAAGCCTCTTCGTGCTATAAAGATCTCCATACATTAGATAATTATGGTGGGCTCTATATTGACAGAGtaatattgaaatttttaatcTGGAAATtagaaatgtagaaaatatatcCATGATTCTCAAGAACTATATTTTGAAATAGGTTTTGGTAAAGTACTatgaattaaaacataaattaaggTTTAAATATGTGCCTTTAGTTCCTGAGAAATCTACCTTTATTTTTCCATGCTCCATTGCCTGCTTCAGTGCAGCAATGTCTCACAGCTTAACTAGTCATGGCCActacacactttttaaaagtatataaaaatacaacttaTTCACTCAAAATGTAACTGTATTCACATCAAATGGCTATTCTAGAATTCTGGACAAAAAGtacaaaaggtaaaaaaaatccacagccaaatgtaactgattttatttcatttttagtttgtattcattcatttgttttttgtttgcttgttgctGTATAGAGGACCACTGGTTGGTTCGTGTAGGTGTATCTGTAACAGGCTTCAAAATAACTGAGAAAGTTTGAGGCAACTAGCTTATACAAATTTTGCAGTAGAATCACCTAATTAAGCCCATGTTTATTGCAAAACTGATTTGACtagctttacttttaaaaaattgctttcatcattcagttcagttcagtcactcagccatgtccaactctgcaatatcatggactgcagcacaccaggatccacgtccatcaccaattcccggagcttactcaaactcatgtccattgagttggtgatgacatccaaccatctcatcctctgtcatccccttctcctcctgccttcaatcttgccctgcatcagggtcttttccagtgagtcagttcttcacatcaggtggccaaagtagtggagtttcagcttcagcatcagtccttccaatgaatattcgcgactgatttcctttaggatggactggttggatctccttgcagcccaaaggactcttaagagtcttctccaacaccacagttcaaaagcatcaattattcagtgctcagccttctttatggtccaactctcacatccatacatgactactggaaaaaccgtagctttgactagacagaccttgattggcaaagtaatgtctctgctttttaataatgctgtctaggtaggccatagctttccttccaaggagcaagcatcttttaatttcatgcctgcagtcaccatctacagtgattttggagcccaagaaaataaaatctctcactgtttccattgtttccccatctatttgccatgaagttatgggactggatgccatgatcttaggtttttgaatgttgagttttaagccagcttttcatcctcctctttcaTCATCataaagagactctttagttcctcttcactttctgccataagggtgatgttatctgcatatctcaggttattgatatttctcctggcaatcttgattccagcttgtgcttcatccagcccagtgtttctcataatatactttgcatataaggtactcctttcccaatttggaaccagtccattgttccatgtccagttctaactgttgcttcttgatctgcatactgatttctcagaaagtgggtaaggtggcctggtattcccatctccttaataattttcaagtttttttgtgatccactaCGCTTTAGCATAGTCATGAGTGATTTCCAAATTACCTGTTTTTATAAATCTCcttcagtaaataaaatatagtctTCTTTTTGCCCCAATTATACCCAGCAGACAGGGAGAAAATATCTTCATGTGAAGGTGCCTTCTGTGAATCCCAGTGGTATCCGTGCATCTTCTAGCCTCAATCCCATCAATTTCCTACAATTTACTTTCCCAATcatcaaaaacagaaagaataagcATCATAATGATGTATATTCTGTTTCTTCAAGACAACTTCATAGTATTAATACATTTTCGAAATGAGGCTGTATTTTTCCCTATATAAACATATCTTTTGGCCAATTTCCTACTCTGAGAAACATGAATTGACTTAAAGTACTAAATTACATCAAGTACGTAAAGTTATTCATTTCCATGTCTAGAAAGTTTATAGCTCCTTTCAGCTACAGTCTAGTATTTTAAGGATCTCTTATAGTGatcctttttaaaatctaatttttgaaactttatttAAAGAGAATAGGACAGTTCTCAAGAAACATATAAAGTAATTTATACACATTTTAGCATCTGTGCATGACActcaaatatctgttgaatgaatggttGAATAAATGAGTTATACAGTATATATTCAGGATCTAGGTTAAAATTAGTTTTAGAGCAAAGTCAATAGAATTGGAAAATTGGAGACTTTAATCATATGTCAAATTGAATGTTGAAGCATTTAAAACATAAACAatcaccattttaaaatatttgttaaaaatatagtctttctttagattactttttaaaaagtaaaagtagcttttcagttcagttcagttcagttgctcagtcgtgtccgactctttgcgaccccatgaatcgcagcacgccaggcctccctgtccatcaccaattcctggagttcacccagactcatgtccatcaagtcagtgatgccatccagccatctcatcctctgtcgtcccctcatggggaaaaaaagaacatgtcACACATAACAGGATCACTAACTGCAAGCCATTTGTATCCCAGATagctttcaagaaaaataataacatactAGTATGgtgtttgtttgtgtgttgtGTATATTAGTGTAGGTTTATAGTTATAAGACAACAGTCTTCATGCTATATGCATAGTTATTCCCCTTGGGTTTTTCACTTATAAATTAAAGACATGTTCATATGAGTACATAAAAATTCTGAACTTTTTGCAGCTATACAGAATTTGATTTTACATCAATAGATGATGCATATGTAATCACTCCACAAACACAGTTTGTTTTTAGGATTTTAACATTTCCcataaaaattctgttttcatcatatcattgttttcttaaaaacatataaattttTAACTATATTATGAATCCCCAAATGTTCTTAGGTCTTCGCAGTCACCCCTTCACCAACCAATCCAATAGTATTTTCTAGTATTGAAAAAATTCAACTTCTCTTTCAGCAGAAACAACTTCATGGCTTTCTACATTCTTCATGCATTTTTCCCCACCCTtgcttgttttctcctttttagcTACACAAATTCCTTTGTCGTATAACCAAATCCTTCAGAACACATCAAGGCCTCTCTTGTACATAATAAAACCCTCCATAGATTTGAAACTCATGATAATTTCCACTGTATTTATTGTCCATTTCATGCATCCTATAACTTAACTATTTCCCATATATATCACATGTATTACATGCATTAATTCTCAGTCTTCTGAAGGAACACTGGAAAAAGAGTtgtttaagttgctaagtcatgtccaatgcctttgtgaccct includes these proteins:
- the OR4K13 gene encoding olfactory receptor 4K13; protein product: MEKTNQSVVSEFILLGLSKSQNLQILFFLGFSVVYGGIVLGNLLILVTVIFDSCLHTPMYFLLINLSCIDMILASFATPKMIADFLRDRKTISWWGCYSQMFFMHLLGGSEMMLLVAMAIDRYVAICKPLYYMTIMSPRVLIGLLLSSYAVGFVHSSSQMAFMLNLPFCGPNVVDSFFCDLPLVIKLACGDTYVLQLLVVADSGLLSLVCFLLLLVSYMVIIYSVRHHTASGSSKAFSTLSAHITVVTLFFAPCVFIYVWPFNRYSIDKILSVFYTIFTPLLNPIIYTLRNQEVKAAIRKIRTQHTNSKHAL